Proteins encoded by one window of Sphingosinicella sp. BN140058:
- a CDS encoding glycosyltransferase encodes MMRLLFVHDNRFEHGADGHIYTSGTFPSALWERYLRHFDEVCVLARNGRNKGAAGAEIRADRARVFFQFAPNIGSLWGAAFNWRTSRARVRAAVAQANAVVARLPSELGFLAAAEAERQGKPLAVELAGCAWDAAINHGSPILKLYAPIFFHRTCRAAARAPLVVYVTSEFLQNRYPSSHHQISCSDVEIVPLSAEDRGRRGRRLERLARGGLPQLGTIASLSPFYKGLHLAIEAIAQLRAEGLHYPYAILGPGNPEPWRALARSAGVEDLVRFDGTREPGAPVRGWLDDIDLHLQPSLAEGLPRATIEAMSRGVACIGSDVGGIPELLPRAQLHPSGDSRSLAETIRRLATAPDLVASAAWSGVEQARLFWPEMLERCHDEAYGRLRAMAEARSGGCGR; translated from the coding sequence ATGATGCGGCTTCTGTTCGTGCACGACAATCGCTTCGAGCACGGCGCAGACGGCCATATCTACACGTCCGGAACGTTTCCGAGCGCCCTGTGGGAACGCTACCTGCGGCATTTCGACGAGGTGTGCGTGCTGGCGCGAAACGGGCGCAATAAAGGTGCGGCCGGGGCGGAAATCCGCGCGGACCGGGCGCGCGTCTTCTTCCAATTCGCTCCAAACATCGGCTCGCTATGGGGGGCGGCGTTCAACTGGAGGACGTCGCGCGCGCGCGTCCGGGCCGCCGTGGCACAGGCGAATGCCGTTGTTGCCCGGTTGCCGAGCGAGCTCGGCTTTCTTGCCGCAGCGGAGGCGGAGCGGCAGGGCAAGCCCTTGGCGGTCGAGCTTGCCGGCTGTGCCTGGGACGCAGCGATCAACCACGGCTCGCCGATCCTCAAGCTGTATGCGCCGATCTTCTTCCACCGGACGTGCCGCGCCGCCGCCCGCGCACCGCTGGTCGTCTACGTCACCTCCGAATTCCTGCAGAACCGATACCCGTCTTCACATCATCAGATCAGTTGTTCCGACGTTGAGATTGTGCCCTTGTCTGCGGAAGACCGCGGTCGCCGTGGCCGGCGTCTGGAAAGGCTGGCGCGAGGCGGATTGCCGCAGCTTGGCACGATCGCCAGCCTGTCCCCGTTCTACAAGGGCCTCCACCTCGCGATCGAAGCGATTGCCCAGCTGCGGGCCGAGGGCCTGCACTATCCATACGCCATCCTCGGGCCCGGCAATCCGGAGCCGTGGCGCGCGCTCGCCCGCTCGGCAGGGGTCGAGGATCTGGTTCGCTTCGACGGGACTCGCGAGCCGGGTGCGCCGGTCAGGGGTTGGCTCGACGACATCGATCTTCACCTCCAGCCGAGCCTCGCCGAAGGACTGCCGCGTGCAACGATCGAAGCCATGAGCCGCGGGGTCGCTTGCATCGGCTCCGACGTCGGCGGGATTCCCGAGCTGCTGCCAAGGGCGCAATTGCACCCCAGCGGCGACTCCCGCAGTCTCGCGGAGACGATCCGGCGGCTTGCGACTGCTCCCGATCTCGTGGCGAGCGCAGCCTGGTCGGGCGTCGAACAGGCACGGCTTTTCTGGCCCGAAATGCTGGAGCGGTGCCACGACGAGGCTTATGGGCGTCTGCGCGCAATGGCGGAAGCGCGCTCCGGCGGGTGCGGCAGGTAA
- a CDS encoding glycosyltransferase, producing MDGRPRVLHVLGSLHWGGIETWLMHIVRHQHRFDVRHELLLTETRTGAYEGEARRLGIPIHKIPLRNGRVAWFGKFSRFLREDGPFLAVHAHDDPPFTALLLTTAKRAGVPIRIAHSHSARSRGEDYPLSRRLLRLAAIPLAKAVATRLVGISEDALAEIAGAHWRSRDRASLLFYGFDFGRFRGAAERGTALRRRLALPPNARIVGNVARFSPVKNHDLLLRAFAICRGQCPDAHLVLVGAGPLQEALESLADTLGIRSSVLFAGTSDDVPAFMAMFDLFVLPSFSEGLGIVCIEAQAAGTRLLVSDTTPAEALVVPGASETLDPGAPAPIWGAAMARLVGMPPPEAAPEAWLDELERGRFGLDRCIAELAALYLPHPPERASAIARRRP from the coding sequence ATGGACGGACGCCCCCGGGTCCTTCATGTCCTCGGCTCCCTCCACTGGGGTGGCATCGAGACCTGGCTGATGCACATCGTTCGTCATCAGCATCGCTTCGACGTCCGCCATGAACTTCTGCTCACCGAAACGCGGACCGGCGCCTATGAGGGCGAAGCCCGGCGGCTTGGTATTCCGATCCACAAGATCCCGCTCCGTAACGGGCGTGTCGCCTGGTTCGGCAAGTTCAGCCGCTTCCTGCGCGAAGACGGCCCTTTCCTTGCCGTCCACGCCCATGACGATCCTCCGTTTACCGCCTTGCTGCTGACGACGGCGAAACGCGCCGGTGTGCCGATCCGAATCGCGCACTCCCACTCCGCCCGAAGTCGCGGAGAGGATTATCCTCTGAGCCGGCGGCTCCTGCGTCTGGCGGCGATTCCTCTGGCCAAAGCCGTCGCCACGCGGCTGGTCGGGATCAGCGAAGACGCACTGGCGGAGATCGCCGGCGCGCATTGGCGCTCCCGCGACCGCGCCTCGCTCCTTTTCTATGGGTTCGATTTCGGCCGGTTTCGGGGCGCGGCAGAGCGCGGTACGGCGCTGCGCCGGCGGTTGGCGCTGCCGCCAAATGCCCGCATTGTCGGCAACGTTGCTCGCTTTTCCCCGGTCAAAAATCACGATTTGCTGCTTCGGGCGTTCGCGATCTGCCGCGGGCAATGCCCGGACGCGCATCTTGTGCTGGTCGGTGCCGGGCCGCTTCAGGAGGCGCTCGAAAGCTTGGCCGACACGCTCGGAATAAGAAGTTCCGTGCTTTTCGCCGGCACCAGCGACGACGTTCCCGCCTTCATGGCGATGTTCGACCTGTTCGTTCTCCCATCCTTCAGCGAGGGTCTGGGGATCGTCTGCATCGAGGCGCAGGCGGCAGGAACGCGGCTGCTCGTCTCGGACACGACACCGGCGGAAGCGCTCGTCGTGCCGGGCGCGAGTGAGACGCTCGATCCCGGAGCGCCCGCGCCGATCTGGGGCGCGGCGATGGCGCGGCTGGTGGGTATGCCGCCTCCCGAGGCGGCGCCAGAAGCGTGGCTTGACGAACTTGAACGCGGACGGTTCGGGCTAGATCGCTGCATCGCGGAGCTTGCCGCACTTTACCTGCCGCACCCGCCGGAGCGCGCTTCCGCCATTGCGCGCAGACGCCCATAA